The Zhihengliuella sp. ISTPL4 genomic interval CGTCGGCACCCAGATCGTCCAGAGTCTTCTCCTGCCCCTGAGCGTCGGTGAAGGGGATGGAACGGAGCGCGGAATCGGTCATATGCACAGCTTAGGTCGACGCATCCCCTCCGGCTCCGGGTCTGGGAGAATGGACACGCCATGACTGTCGCCACCGCCCCCGCCCGCCCCCTCCGCATCGGCCCGATCGACCTCGACGTGCCGGTCGTCCTCGCGCCCATGGCCGGGATCACGAACACGGCATTCCGGCGCCTGTGCCGCGAGTACGGGGCCGGCCTCTACGTCAGCGAGATGATCACGTCGCGCGCCCTCGTGGAGCGTAACGAGACGACCATGCGGCTGATCCGGCACCACGAGTCGGAGACGCCGCGCTCCATCCAGCTCTACGGCGTCGATCCGAAGACCATCGCCGAGGCCGTCCGCGTCATCGTCGCGGAAGACCACGCCGACCACATCGACCTCAACTTCGGCTGCCCGGTCCCGAAGGTGACACGCAAGGGCGGCGGAGCGGCCCTGCCATGGAAGTCGAAGCTCTTCGCGGACATCGTCGATCAGGCCGTCAAGGCCGCCGGCGACATCCCGCTCACGGTGAAGATGCGTAAGGGCATCGACCGCGATCACCTCACGTTCCTCGACGCCGGGCGCGCCGCGGAGGATGCCGGTGCCGCTGCCGTGGCGCTGCACGCCCGCACCGCGAGCGAGTTCTACTCCGGTCACGCCGACTGGAACGCGATCGGCGAGCTCAAGCAGGCGGTGACCAGCATCCCCGTGCTCGGGAACGGCGACATCTGGTCGGCCGAGGACGCCGTGCGCATGATGGCGGAGACCGACTGCGACGGCGTCGTCGTCGGGCGTGGCTGCCTGGGTCGGCCGTGGCTGTTCGGGCAGCTGGCTCTCGCCTTCGGGGGAGAGGGCAAGACGGTCGATGCGACGCTTGGCTTCGTCGCCGACGCGTTCCGCCGTCACGCCGAGCTGCTCGTCGAGTTCTTCGAGGACGAGGACCGCGGCTGCCGCGACATCCGAAAGCACGTCTCCTGGTACTTCAAGGGCTACCCGGTGGGCGGCGACATCCGCACGGGCCTGGCCACCGCGTCGAGCCTGCAGGAGATCGACGACCTTCTGGGCCGACTCGACCGTACGGCTCCGTACCCGGGCGCGGACGCCGAAGGGCAGCGTGGCCGCGCGGGGCACCCGAAGAGGACCGCCCTTCCGGAGAAGTGGCTGGAGTCGCGCGAGCTCGCCTCGTCGGCGTCGGAGATGATGCGTGGAGCGGAGATCGAGAACAGTGGCGGATGACCCCCTGGGCGGCGCACGCGCCGACGGCTATGACCCTCGTGACGCCGAGCGCTTCTTCGCGGAGACCCATCGTTCCGAACGGGACGACTTCGCCCGCGACCGGGCGCGGGTGCTGCACTCCGCGGCGCTGCGACGGCTCGCCGCGAAGACGCAGGTGCTCAGCCCCGCCAGCACGGCCGACTTCGCCCGCAACCGCCTGACGCACTCGCTCGAGGTCGCCCAGGTCGGTCGAGAGCTCGCCGCGGCCCTCGGGGTCTCGGCGGACGTGGTGGACACCGCGTGCCTGAGTCACGACCTCGGTCACCCGCCCTTCGGCCACAACGGCGAGCGGGCGCTGAACGAGTGGGCCGAGGCCATCGGCGGCTTCGAGGGCAACGCCCAGTCGCTCCGCATCCTCACCCGCCTGGAGGCGAAGGTGCTCGACGCCGACGGCTCCTCCGTCGGTCTGAACCTCACGCGGGCGAGTCTCGACGCGACCTGCAAGTATCCGTGGACCGTCGACAGCCCCGTCCCCGACCCGGGTGGTCGACTGAAGTTCGGCGTGTATCCGGAGGACGAGGCCGTGTTCCGGTGGATGCGCGAGGGGGCTCCCGGCCGCCTGCGCTGCATCGAGGCCGAGATCATGGACCTCTCCGACGACATCGCCTACTCCGTGCACGACTTCGAGGATGCGATCGTCAACGGCTACGTCGACGTCGCTCAGCTCGCCGACCCGGCGGCGCACGAGGCGTTGCTCAGCCGGATCCAGCAGTGGGTCGGCTACGACTTCACGCGCGACGAGCTGGCCGATGCCCTCTACCGGCTCGCCTCGCAGCCGATGTGGCTGGCGTCGTTCGATCGCTCCCGGCAGGACCTCGCCCGGCTCAAGAACCTGACGAGCGATCTCATCGGGCGCTTCGCGCGCGCGGCGGTCTCCGCTACGCGTGAGGCGTTCGGCGGCACGCGGCTGGTCCGCTACAACGCGCACGTCATCGTCCCGCGCGTGGTCGAGGTCGAGATCGCGGTGCTCAAGGGCATCATGGGGCAGGCGATCGTCACGATCGACGCCAGGAAGGGCGTCTACAAGGAGCAGCGCCGAGTGCTGAAGCGGTTGGCCGACGCCCTGTGGTCGACGGACACCCTGTGGTCGGCCGGCGCCGACGTTCTGGAGCCCGCGTTCGCGGCCGACTTCGTCGCGGCGGAGAGCGATGCGGAGCGGGCGCGGGTGGTCGTCGATCAGATCGCGAGTCTGACCGATCAGAGCGCGATCGACTGGCACAACCGGTTGGTCGGGGAGATCGACCCGGCGGAGGTCGGCATCTGGACGCCGCGTCATGCGCGCCCCGGCGCGCGCACGCCTGTCGAGAGGCGGCCCGTCGCAGAAGGCGCCCGCTGATGCCCCGCATCAGGCAGGCCGACGTCGACGAGGTCAAGGCCCGCACCAATATCGCGGACATCGTGGGGGAGCGCGTGGCGCTGAAGTCCGCGGGCGTCGGCTCCCTCAAGGGTCTGTGTCCCTTCCACGACGAGAAGAGCCCCAGCTTCCACGTGCGTCAGCAGGTCGGCTACTACCACTGCTTCGGCTGCGGTGAGTCGGGCGACGTGTACTCCTTCCTCCGGGCGATGGACCACGTGAGCTTCACGGAGGCGGTCGAGCGCCTCGCGGGCCGCATCGGCTACACCCTGCACTACGAGGACGGCGGCGCGGCGCCGGAGACGAGTGGCCGCAGTCGGCTGTACGCGGCGAACACGGCCGCGGCGGAGTTCTTCCGCTCCCAGCTGCTGTCTCCCGATGCGGAGGCGGCCCGACGGTTCCTCGGGGAGCGCGGCTTCGATGCGGGCGCCGCGGCGCACTTCGGTGTCGGCTTCGCGCCGCGAGGCTGGGACGGCATGCTCAAGGCGTTGACCGCCCAGGGCTTCACGCGCGAGGAGTTGAGCACGGCCGGCCTCGTCTCGACGGGACAGCGCGGCGTGTACGACCGATTCCGCGGGCGTCTCGTCTGGCCGATCCGCGACGTGTCCGGGCAGACCATCGGCTTCGGCGCGCGCAAGCTCTTCGAGGACGACCAGGGCCCCAAGTACCTCAACACCCCTGAGACGCCGATCTACAAGAAAGCCCAGGTGCTCTACGGGCTCGATCTCGCCAAGCGCGACATCGCGCGCGGCGACCCGCGTCGGGTCGTCGTCGTCGAGGGCTACACCGACGTGATGGCCTGCCACCTCGCCGGGCTCACGACGGCCGTCGCGACCTGTGGCACCGCGTTCGGCGCCGAGCACATCAAGGTGCTCCGGCGGGTGATGGGCGATGACAATGCGTCGGGCGAGGTGGTGTTCACGTTCGACGGCGACGAGGCGGGGCAGAAGGCCGCGCTCCGGGCGTTCACGGAGGACGACAAGTTCAATGCGCAGACCTTCGTCGCGGTCGCGCCGGACGGTCTCGACCCGTGCGACCTCCGGCTGCAGCGCGGAGACGCGGCCGTGCGCGGCCTCATGGACGCGAAGCAGCCGATGTTCGAGTTCGCGATCGATCGCAAGCTCGCGGGTTTCGACCTCGCCACGGTCGAGGGACGGGTCGGCGCCCTCCGCGCCGCCGCCCCGATCGTCGCGGAGATCCGCGACCGCCTGCTGCGCCCCGGCTACGAGCGGGTGCTCGCACGCCGCCTGGGCATGGACCCGACGGAGGTGCACGGAGAGGTCGAGCGCGCCGCCCGAGGGGCGCAGGCCGCTGCCTCCCAGCCGCGCCGCGAGGCGGTGCCGCGAGTCGATCCGGCCACGGGGGCGCCGGGCGTGGCCGCCGTCACGCTGGCGAGCCTCCCGCGCTCGCCCGACGTCGCCGTGGAGCGCGACGCACTCATGGGGGCTCTCCAGTACGGACACCAGGTCGATACGGCGCTGCTGACGCGGGCCCTCGCCGAGCCGTTCCGCACGCCCGGTCTCGATGCGGTGCGTGAGGCCGTCGTCGCCGCACCCGACCGCAGCCGGCCGGGATGGGTGACCGATGCGGTGAACAGCGTGCGCGAGCCCTATCGCTCGCTTGCCGGGGAGCTGTTGATGACCCCGTTCCCCGCCCGCGACGAAGCCGGTGCGGTGGCGTCCGCGACCGATCTCGCACGGCGGCTGGTGCTGCGGCAGCTCGAGCACGAGAAGCAGGAGCTTCTCGGCGCCGTCCAGCGGGTTCCGGCCGACTCCGACGGCGGGCGCGCGCTGCGGGTGCGGCTGCGGGACATCGACGTCGAGCGCCAGCGGTTCTTCGCCGAGTCGTAACCGGAACGGCGGCGCACGAGACGGCAGGATGGACACATGCCCCGCACGCCCGAATCCTCGAACGCGATCGAGTGCTCCGATCTGGTCATCGACCGGATCGGTCACGGCACGCCCAATCGCGCCGTCGACGGCGTGACGTTCTCGCTCGATCCCGGCGGGCTGATCTGCGTCGCGGGGCCCACCGGATCGGGGAAGTCGACCCTCGTCGCTGCGCTGGCCGGCTCCACCGATCCTTCGGTGCGCGTCGTCGGCGGGCGGGCGCAGGTGTGCGGCATCGATATCCGTCGTCCGGGTCGCAAGCACCGCATCCTCACCTACCGCACGGGCTTCGTGCCGCAGGGTGCCGGGGCGGATCTGCCGCCGCAGCTGACGGTCAACGAGGTCATCGCCGAGCCGATCCTCATCCGGGAGAAGCGCGTCAACACCCGCGCGCTGTCGATCCGCGTGGCGACGCTCCTGGACGAGCTCCACCTGCCGCTCGGGACCGCGACGAAGTTCCCCTACGAGCTCAGTGCGGGCATGCGCCAGCGCGTCGCGATCGCCCGCTCGTTCGTGCTGGAGCCGCGTGTGCTCATCGCCGACGAGATCCTCGCGAACCTCGATCTGGAGGTGCGCCCGGTGGTGTTCGACGCCATCACGCGACGCCGCAAGGAAGAGGGGATGGCAGCGCTCCTCGTCACCAACGACGCGGACTTCATCCGTGAGCTCAACGCCGAGACACTGATGCTGCGCGGGGGCCACGTCGTCGCGCGCGGCGTCGGCAAGGACCTCCTCTGGGTGCCCAACGCGGAGTCGGATTCCCGCCGCTGAGCGCGACACGCCCGACGGCCGCGGAAGGCGGCCCGGTGTCACGAACAGGCTCCGGAGTTTGCTAAACTTGACGAGTTGCCCGCACCGCGGAGCACATTCCTCGGTAGCTCAATTGGCAGAGCAGCCGGCTGTTAACCGGCAGGTTCTTGGTTCGAGTCCAAGCCGGGGAGCCAACGAGAAAAGCCCCCTCTTCGGAGGGGGCTTTTGTCGTTGGCGGGCTGCCGCACGGGCGCCGGACGGAGAAGAGCCCCTCCACGCGGAGGGGCTCTTCTCATCGGGGAGCGTCGTTCAGCCGACGCCCTCCATGGCGCTCGTCTCGGTGTTGCCGATCCGGGCGATCACGTCCGGGCGGCGACGCGCGAGGTAGGCGTACCGGGTCAGCGCGAGGGCGACAGTCACGAGGAATACGTACGGGATCACGTTGTACGGGAACGCCGGGACGGGCCACACGTTCGCGAAGAAGACGTACGCCATCGTCACGACGGCGACAGTCGCGCACACCTTGACCAAGCCGTTCCGCATCTTCGCCCGCTGCGTGTAGACCACGCAGGCGATGGCGACGAGGGCGTAGGCGACCATGTAGCCATAGGTGCCCCAGGTGTTGACCCAGACGAGGATGTCGCCCGTCGCCGCTCCCGCCACCAGCAGCACGATGTCGACCGTGATCGCCGCAGCGCCGGCGAGGATGAGCACGCGGTGCGGCGTGAGGTGCTGCTCGTGCGTGCGGCCGAAGCGCTCCGCGACGACACCCTCCTTGCCCATCACGTAGACGATGCGTCCGATCACGTTGAGCGGAGCGACGACGACCGCGAAGAACGACGCGGACACCCCGAAGGTGAGCACGGCGGCGAACCAGCCCGGCATGCCGATGAGGGCGGACATGCTCTCCAGTGGGCTTGCGGCGGTGGCGAGATCGTCACCGAGCACCGCGATCTGCGTGTAGGCGGCGAAGACGTAGAGGACGCCGACGCCGAGGGCGCTCCACATGATCGCGCGGGGGATCGCCTTGTACGGCTCCTTGGCCTCGCGCCCGAGGGCGTCCGCGGAGGAGAAGCCCACGAAGCCCAGGATGCCGAGCACCATGCCGGACGCGATGCCCTGGAACGAGGAGCCGGTCGCGAGCACCTGCGCAGGGTTCCACGCGGTGGGACCCGCCCACACGAGCGCCGCGATGAGCAGCACGAGGATGATGCCGACCGAGAGCAGCTCGAGGACGAGGGAGACCCGCGCGGAGAGCCGGATACCACGGATCGTGAAGAGCGTGGCGAGCCCACCGAGCACGACCGCAAGGCCGATGTCCCAGCCGAGGCCCTGCGCCGGGAGGCCGAGCATGCTCAGGAACTGCGCCATGTAGCTGACCGAGCCGCTGAGGGAGGCCGCCGCGATGCCGAAGCAGCCGATCAGCAGTGTGACCCCGGCGAGGAAGGCGCCGAACGGGCCGAGGCCCTTGGACACGTAGGTGTAGAGCGAGCCCGCGGAGGCGTGCTTGCGGGCGAACACCACGACGCAGTAGCCGACGCACAGGATCACGATCGTGGCGAGGGCGAAGGCGTAGATGGTGCCGTTCCCGGCACCGAGGAAGATGGCGGCGGCGGTGAAGGCGATGACCGCGCTGGGGGCGATGTTGGCGATGGCCTGGGCGGCGAGCTCGGGTCCGCTCATGACGCCGGTGCGGAGACCGGCATCCTGCGGGGCGCCAGGCGGGGCGACGACGGTGTCTGACATGGGTCTCCTGGATTCGGGTTTCAGGGATGGGGGCCGCGCGTGGCGGTCAGGGGATGAGGAGGGTGCGCAGTGCCGAGCCGCCGTCGAGGTCGTCCAGGGCGGCGGCGGCCTCGGAGAGCGGACGACGGCCGGAGATCAGCGGATCGATCTTGAGCTGCCCGTCCATGTAGCGGTCGACGAGCGCGGGGACGTCGATCGACGGGCGCACCGAGCCGTAGTTGGAGCCGAGGATCCGCTGGTCGGCCTCGGCGAGGACGAGCGGCTCGAACGAGGCGCGTGCGCCCGTGGGCGGCAGTCCGACGATCACCGCGGCACCGCCGAGCCCGAGCATCTGGATGGACTGCTCGGTCGTGGAGGTGCGCCCGATCGCGTCGAAGGCGTAGTCGACGCCGTCCGGGATGAGCTCCCGCAGCTGCGCCACGGCGTCGCCCTGGGAGGCGTCGATGCGGTCGGTGGCCCCGAACTGCAGAGCCATCTGCGTCTTCTCCGGCCGCACGTCGATCGCGACGATGCGCTCGGCACCGGCGAGACGGGCGCCCTGGACGACGTTGAGCCCGACGCCGCCGCAGCCGATGACGGCGACGGTCGATCCCGGTTCCACCGCGGCGGTGTTCAGTACGGCGCCCACACCGGTCGCGACCGCGCAGCCGACCACGGCGATGACGTCGAGGGGTGCATCGTCGCGGACCTTGACGGCACCGGACGCGGGGACGACCACCTCTTCCGCGAACGACGAGACACCGAGGTAGTGATGCAGCTGCTCGCCGTCACGGCTCAGGCGGGACGTGCCGTCGAACAGCACGCCGAGAGGAGCGACCACGGTGGCGACCTTCTGACAGCGGGCCTCGTGGCCGGCGCGGCAGTAGCGGCATTCGCCGCACGGGGGCACCCAGCTCAGCACGACGTGGTCGCCGACGGCGAGCGTGGTGACGCCCTCGCCGAGTTCGGTGACGACGCCGGAGCCCTCGTGCCCCATGACCAGGGGAGCGGCGGCGTCCCACTCGCCGCGCTTGACGTGCAGGTCGGAGTGGCAGACGCCGGCAGCGGCGATGCGCACGCGCACCTCACCGGCGCGGGGCGGGGCGAGGTCGACGTCGACGAACTCGATGGGCGACTGGGGGTCGCGGAAGACAACAGCTTTCATGACATCCTTCGGAAAGTGGGGATGCGCACGATGCTAGGAGAGAGGGGAAGTTCTCGGCATCCGACAGAAGTGTGAAGAGCGGGGACACTCTTCGACAATCTGTATGATCTGAGAGTGGCTCGTGACGTCGCCTCCGTGGCCAGATATCTTCGGGCGGAACTGCTGCCCGGCGCCGTCCCCGGAGCGCGGCCCGTCCATGCGGTGCTACCCCTCGCCGACTTCGGTCCGCCGGTCGATCCGCTCCACGTGACCCTCGTCGCGGCGGAGGAGTTCCCGATCCTCGGCGTCGAGGATGACCGACGCGCGGCGTTGGGGGAGGCGGTGGTGGTCACCAGCGACGACAGCCCCGGTCTTCGCCAATCCGTCAGAGATGCGGGGATCACGGCGATCGTCGGGGTGCCGATGTCGCCGCCGCTGCTGGTCCCGACCCTGACCTCGCTTCTCGCGGTCGATCAGGCGGCGGAGGCGCGGGCGATCACCTCGGCGATGCGGGTGCTCACCCTCGCGGCGCGACGCAGCGGCATCACCGGCGTCATCGCGGAGCTGGCGCACCGCATCGACGGGTGGGCCGTGCTCCTCGACCGGCACGGCGAGGTCATCACGACGGCGGGCGCCGGGAGCCTGCACATCGACGACGCGATCGCCGTCGCCGTCGGCAGGCCGGTGCGCGTGCGGCATCGCGCTCTCCAGGTGCATCCGGTCGGCCCCGGTCAGGACATCAGTGCGCAGCTCGTGACCGCTCCGCGGAACGACAGCTCCGGCCGCGGTCGGGAACTGAGTTCGCAGGCGGCCGCGCTGCTCGACCTCTTGATGCGCACGAGGGACAGCAGCCAGCTGGAGCGCCTCGGCCGCTCCATGATGTTCGAGACCCTGCGCGAAGGAGGAGAGGATGCCACTCGTCTGCTCCGCCGTTGGGGGGTGCACGAGCGCGTGCTGGTGGGCTTCGCCCTCGCGTCCCGGACCAGCGGGGTCGACGTCGAGCACCTGCTCGGTCTCTGGCTCGACGAGCTGGGAGCGGAGCACGTCTTCACGTCTCAGCGGGGAATCGTGCAGGGCGTCGTGCGCGAGGACCATGCCGACCAGATCGCGCATCGCGCCCGAGCGTTCGCGTCGACGCTCTATCTCGGTCTCGGCCGACCGGCGGGCACGGATGCCCTCGCCCGCACCATCGATGAGGCGCGGCACGCCTGCGAGGCCGCGCGCTCTGGCGGTGAACGCGTAGTCCGCTACGAGGCCATCCCGACGGTGTCGTTCGTGCTCGGGGCGCTGGACCCGGATCAGACCGGCCGGCTCGCGCGCCTGCTCGACCCGCTCCGAGCGACGGAGCGGCCGGCCGAGCTCCGGGACACGCTCCGGGTGTTCCTCGCGTGCAACGGGGCCTGGAGCGACAGTGCGGCTCGACTGCGCATCCACCGACAGACGCTGACGACGCGCATCCGACGGATCGAGGATCTCATCGGCCTCTCGCTGTCCGATCCGGACGACCGCGTCGCCGCGTGGCTCGCCCTGCGCGCGGGCGACGGCTGAGTCCCTGGCTGACGACGAAGGGCCCCGCCGGATGGCGGAGCCCTTCGTGAAGACGCGGTCGGATCAGCGCGCGGCGCCCTTGAGCGACCCCTCGACCTGGCCGGCCGGGTCGACGATGATGCACTGGATCACGCGGTCGTTGGCCTGCTCCCACGACTCCTGGCTGGGCGTCAGCGTGGTGACGTCGAGGGCGGACTCCTGGTAGGAGACGCCGACGAAGGAGGTGTACGCGTCGCCGATGCACTCCTCGGAGGCGGTGCTGATGGCGTCCTCGGAGTAGTCGCCGTCGTCCATCTTGATCTCGTAGAAGACCTCTTCGTCGTGCGGCTCGGAGCACGGCACGACGTTCGCGTCGGTGAGCATCCCGGAGCCGGTCTCGAGCATGCAGTCGCCGAGCTTCACGGAGAAGACGTCGATGTTCGCGCTCTCGGTGACCTGGCCGGTCTCTTCGTCGCGGTCGGCGTCGGCGCGACCGCCGCCGAGGATGCTGTTGATCGCGCTGCAGCCGGTGAGGGCGAGCGAGACGGCGACGGCCGAACCGGTGAGCACGAGTGCGCGACGGGTGCGCGACTTCATCATGGAATTCCCCTTCAGAGCGTGACGCGGGGCATGCTGAATATCCCCGCCGCGAACACGCTATAGTGCCCGGAGTCTATGACGCAACTTGAAGGATGCTGTGCGCCGGCTGAACGCGATCAGCCCTCGAGGTCGTCGACGCCGGGGAGCCAGCTGGCCCCCGGGCGCCCCCAGCCCCGTTTGCGGGCGATCTTCTGCGTCGTCTTCCAGTCGGAGTCGGAGAGACGGTCGATGTAGAGCACGCCGTCGAGGTGATCGAACTCGTGCTGCATGATGCGCGCGCGCCAGCCGTCCACCTCCAGCGAGATCGGCCCACCGTCCAGATCGGTCGCCGTGACCCGCACCCGGTCGGACCGGCGCAGCGGGAACCGCTCGCCGGGGAAGGACAGGCAGCCCTCGGACTCCAGCTCGGGATCCGGTGACCCCGGCTCCGGAGGCGTCATCCACAGCTCGGGGTTGATGAGCACACCGCGCCAGGGCCGGTCGTCGTCGTCGACGTAGGAGTACGTGTAGATCCGGAGCGGCACGCCGACCTGAGGGGCGGCGAGGCCGACGCCGGGCGCCGCGTCCATCGTCTCGAACATGTCGGCGACGAGGGTGCGGATCTCGTCGGTGATCGCCTCGACGGGGGAGGCAGGGGAGTGCAGGACGGGATCGCCCATGATGCGAATCGGAAGGACAGCCACGTCACAACCCTAGTCGGCGGCACTCTCCGGGTAGGGTCGTACTGTGAGCGCAGGGGTGTGGATGGGGACGGTCGAGGACGTCGGTGACCAGCTGGTCGGAGCGTTCCAGAACCCGGGCCTGCTCCTGGGCATCCCGTTGGCCCTCGCCGGCGCGGTCTTCATGTCACTCGGGGCGCAGTACCAGCACCGCGGCGTGGAGAAGGTCGAGCGACTCAGCGGCTCCGACGGCGCCGCGGGGCTCAGCTTCGATCAACTCAAGCGGCTCTTCACGCGGCCGTCGTGGGTGGTCGGGACGCTCATGCTCGGCCTCGCGATCGTCTGTCAGCTCGCGGCCCTCGTCAAAGCGCCGCTCATCGTGGTGCAGCCCCTCGGCGCGATCGCCCTGGTCATCACGACGCTCCTCAACGCTCGTATCTCCGGGCACGCCCCCACGAGGCAATCCCTCACCGCGATCATCGCCTGCGTCGGCGGCATCTTCCTCTTCGTGTTCTTCGCCGCGATCTACGCGACGGAGAAAGAGGTCACGGACCGGGAGCTGTTCGTCATCCTCGCGATCCTGCTCGTCGTGATCATCGTGCTCGGGGCGTGCTGGCTGATCCTCCGGCATCGGATGCGGGCGCTGTTCTACATCATCGGCGCCGGCATCCTCTACGGCTTCGTCGCGACCCTCGCGAAGGTGATCATCAAGCGCATCGAGGCGGGGCAGTTCGAGTGGATCACGGCGGTCTGTCTGCTTGCGCTGCTCTCCGCCGGGGCTGTGGGCGCGTACTTCGTGCAGACCGCCTACAGCTCCGGCCCGCCCGACCTCGTCATCGCCGGCCTCACCGTGGTCGACCCCATGGTGGCCGTGCTCATCGGCATGCTCGTCCTCGGCGAGGCCGCGGCCGCGCCCTGGTGGGTGTTCATCATCTTCGGGGTCGCCGGCGGCATCGCCGTCTGGGGCGTCGTCGGGCTCGCCCGTTTCCACCCGCAGGTCCTCAGCGAGAGCCAGGACCTCGGTATCACGCGGGGAAGCGACCCCGTGGCTCCGCCTGCCACGCCGTCAGCCGGCGCGCCGGAACAGCCGGACGCGCGGGAGACGCGCGACCCGGACGCTCAGTAAGCCTGGTCGATGAGGTCGGGCGAGACCTCGGACGCCGCCGCCTCGTCGACGAAGAAGACCGTCCGCTTGCGCCCCTTCGCCCCTGCTGCCGGAACACTCGTGTAGCTCGCACCGGCCAGAGCAAGCCCGAGCGCTGACGCCTTGTCGGCGCCGGTGAGGACCAGCCACACCCGCTTCGACGCGTTGAGCACCGGGCGTGTGAGGGTCACCCGCTCGGGCGGCGGCTTGGGG includes:
- the def gene encoding peptide deformylase, which produces MAVLPIRIMGDPVLHSPASPVEAITDEIRTLVADMFETMDAAPGVGLAAPQVGVPLRIYTYSYVDDDDRPWRGVLINPELWMTPPEPGSPDPELESEGCLSFPGERFPLRRSDRVRVTATDLDGGPISLEVDGWRARIMQHEFDHLDGVLYIDRLSDSDWKTTQKIARKRGWGRPGASWLPGVDDLEG
- a CDS encoding DMT family transporter — protein: MGTVEDVGDQLVGAFQNPGLLLGIPLALAGAVFMSLGAQYQHRGVEKVERLSGSDGAAGLSFDQLKRLFTRPSWVVGTLMLGLAIVCQLAALVKAPLIVVQPLGAIALVITTLLNARISGHAPTRQSLTAIIACVGGIFLFVFFAAIYATEKEVTDRELFVILAILLVVIIVLGACWLILRHRMRALFYIIGAGILYGFVATLAKVIIKRIEAGQFEWITAVCLLALLSAGAVGAYFVQTAYSSGPPDLVIAGLTVVDPMVAVLIGMLVLGEAAAAPWWVFIIFGVAGGIAVWGVVGLARFHPQVLSESQDLGITRGSDPVAPPATPSAGAPEQPDARETRDPDAQ